One segment of Gilliamella sp. ESL0441 DNA contains the following:
- the apbC gene encoding iron-sulfur cluster carrier protein ApbC has product MEPKKILENFAHPTLRKNLIELGAVKKCEMENQTLHIHLTMPFAWQITFEELKKTITPQLLELDGLKQVNWQIDFNIATLKRANHQQAIKNIKNIIAISSGKGGVGKSSTAINLALALQKQGAKVGILDADIYGPSIPTMLGTEKQQPLTPDNKHMTPIMAYELASNSIGYLVDSDGAMVWRGPMASKALLQILQDTLWPELDYLVIDMPPGTGDIQLTLAQSIPVTAAVIVTTPQDIALIDAKKGITMFNKVNVPTLGIVENMSYHICENCGHHEAIFGEGGAAQLAEKYQTQLLGQIPLHKMLRQDLDTGTPTVISHPDSEFTQNYCRIAGQLASELYWQGEAILPDISFKAL; this is encoded by the coding sequence ATGGAACCCAAAAAGATTCTTGAAAATTTTGCTCATCCTACTTTGCGAAAAAATTTAATCGAATTAGGTGCAGTTAAAAAGTGTGAAATGGAAAATCAAACTTTGCATATTCATTTAACGATGCCCTTTGCATGGCAAATCACTTTTGAAGAGCTGAAAAAAACCATTACACCTCAATTACTCGAACTTGACGGTCTAAAACAAGTGAATTGGCAAATTGATTTCAATATTGCCACCCTAAAACGAGCAAATCATCAACAAGCGATAAAAAACATTAAAAACATCATCGCTATTAGCTCTGGTAAAGGTGGAGTCGGTAAATCATCAACCGCGATTAACCTTGCGCTTGCACTGCAAAAACAAGGCGCCAAAGTTGGTATTTTAGACGCAGATATTTATGGCCCTTCTATACCTACCATGTTAGGAACCGAAAAACAACAGCCACTTACTCCAGACAATAAACATATGACCCCAATTATGGCCTATGAATTAGCCAGTAACTCGATTGGCTATTTAGTCGATTCAGATGGAGCTATGGTATGGCGAGGACCAATGGCAAGTAAAGCATTATTGCAAATTTTACAAGACACGCTTTGGCCTGAACTTGATTATTTAGTAATTGATATGCCACCAGGTACAGGAGATATCCAATTAACACTCGCGCAAAGCATTCCTGTTACCGCCGCGGTGATTGTTACCACGCCACAAGATATTGCCTTAATCGACGCTAAAAAAGGGATCACAATGTTTAATAAGGTTAATGTTCCGACGTTAGGCATTGTCGAAAACATGAGTTACCATATTTGTGAAAATTGTGGGCATCATGAGGCAATTTTTGGTGAAGGTGGCGCTGCACAGCTTGCCGAAAAATATCAAACTCAATTACTTGGGCAAATACCGCTACATAAAATGTTGCGACAAGACCTTGATACCGGAACGCCAACAGTTATTAGTCATCCAGACAGTGAATTTACTCAAAATTATTGTCGAATTGCTGGGCAACTTGCCAGTGAATTATATTGGCAAGGCGAAGCGATTTTACCGGATATCTCATTTAAAGCGTTATAG